The following coding sequences are from one Chrysiogenes arsenatis DSM 11915 window:
- a CDS encoding ATP-binding protein → MDHSHQKYLAVHRFHWMLFAVGLLILGGFVAFSLYGDYQTLTKQEQDRLETQARVIDENIIRQLDSVNRALAGIRNDLPLWQGDEGKAVGIRRLYAMSDAMPGIRTFLIMDGEGTVTLSNRPIVVGQNFSYREYFQLPKHNPNPQTLFIGPPFSTFPSQVLGMNLVRMIPDAQGHFNGIVGATLDPDYFSILLRSIIYSNDMWSAVIHGNGSLFLAYPESYKSFADSNSIFNFHREHASEATFQRRTIDTGDAEYMIAMRTVQPPSLQMDTPLIVAVGRSVSSIYASWYREATYRVGLLGFIALIGFLGLWQYHQRLRVHTALIQDSLRRDRENAERLRLATEASQLGVWEYNLVSNKLTWDRAMFDLYGIAPTNNVSFDTWKTALLPEDFERESALFQAAIEQRSRYMSQYYIRRQDTGAIRLIRVAAEVHCSSDGHPHKLIGTNKDVTEREEAREALRLATERAEHASRAKSEFLANMSHEIRTPMNAVLGLLTLLQQTPLTGQQRDYVAKINSASRSLLGILNDILDFSRVEAGKLQLESLPFHLSHVFHNLAIITHNLAEQKQIAVEYYIDPAIPATLAGDPLRLQQVLLNLTGNAVKFTNKGSVRVSALLVTADESGNTIRFSVRDTGIGIAAAKLATIFESFTQAETSTARRFGGSGLGLAISQRIVALMGGELHAASEEGQGSDFSFTLTLPSATASAATPTISQQFSSPSVPLQRQRLNGLRILLVEDNLMNQEVAFELLSHEGAIVTIASDGNEGVNLATSASIPFDVVLMDIQMPEMDGYTATHLIRAHASCAALPILAMTANVLESDRTAALAAGMNDHIPKPIDLDTLVAKLQAYGTTLASTPAQPSDVATRHITAEIPEGFQIPEALARLGNDIALWVSIARKFRAHATEILQNSKRALQRGEWEIATRGVHTLKGVAASLGAISLSDAARETETILRRERGDLVDALVGLQQVAALLPETADTLERVAQELENQADT, encoded by the coding sequence ATGGATCACTCACACCAAAAATACCTTGCCGTGCACCGCTTCCACTGGATGCTCTTTGCCGTAGGCTTGCTGATTCTTGGTGGATTTGTGGCGTTTTCACTCTACGGCGACTACCAAACGCTGACAAAACAAGAACAGGATCGCCTAGAGACGCAGGCACGAGTGATTGACGAAAACATTATACGTCAGCTCGACTCAGTCAACCGTGCCCTCGCCGGAATCCGTAACGACCTCCCACTTTGGCAAGGCGATGAAGGAAAAGCCGTTGGGATACGACGCCTGTACGCCATGAGCGACGCCATGCCCGGCATTCGCACCTTCCTGATAATGGATGGCGAAGGAACCGTAACACTTTCAAACCGGCCGATTGTAGTAGGGCAAAATTTCAGCTACCGCGAATACTTTCAACTCCCGAAACACAACCCTAATCCGCAAACCCTTTTTATCGGGCCACCCTTTAGTACGTTCCCCAGTCAAGTCCTTGGAATGAACCTTGTGCGGATGATACCAGACGCCCAAGGACATTTTAATGGTATTGTCGGCGCAACGCTTGATCCTGATTATTTCAGCATTCTTTTGCGTTCTATCATTTATAGTAATGATATGTGGAGTGCTGTCATACACGGAAACGGCTCACTTTTCCTCGCATATCCCGAGTCGTATAAATCGTTTGCTGACTCAAACTCCATTTTCAACTTCCATCGCGAACACGCATCAGAAGCCACGTTTCAGCGCCGTACTATTGATACCGGCGATGCAGAATACATGATTGCCATGCGCACCGTGCAGCCACCCTCTTTGCAAATGGACACACCACTTATTGTGGCGGTAGGGCGCAGCGTGAGCAGTATTTACGCCTCTTGGTATCGTGAAGCTACCTATCGCGTTGGCCTGCTCGGCTTTATCGCGCTGATCGGATTCCTTGGATTATGGCAATACCACCAACGGCTGCGCGTTCACACCGCCCTGATTCAAGATTCACTGCGACGCGACCGTGAAAACGCCGAACGGCTCCGGCTCGCGACGGAAGCTTCTCAGCTTGGCGTGTGGGAATACAACCTAGTATCGAATAAATTAACCTGGGATCGCGCCATGTTTGACCTCTATGGCATTGCCCCAACCAATAACGTCTCGTTTGATACGTGGAAAACAGCGCTACTTCCAGAAGATTTCGAACGGGAAAGTGCTCTCTTTCAAGCAGCAATTGAGCAGCGAAGCCGCTATATGTCTCAATACTATATTCGCCGTCAGGATACAGGTGCCATACGCTTAATTCGTGTGGCAGCCGAGGTACACTGTAGCAGTGATGGCCATCCGCACAAGCTGATCGGCACCAACAAAGATGTTACCGAGCGCGAAGAAGCCCGTGAAGCATTGCGACTGGCGACCGAACGCGCCGAACATGCGAGCCGTGCGAAGAGTGAATTTTTGGCCAACATGAGTCACGAAATCCGCACCCCGATGAATGCGGTGCTGGGACTGCTGACGCTGCTACAACAAACACCACTCACTGGCCAGCAACGCGACTACGTCGCCAAGATTAACTCCGCATCTCGTTCACTGCTTGGAATTCTCAACGACATTCTTGACTTTTCACGGGTTGAAGCGGGAAAACTCCAGCTCGAATCGCTCCCCTTTCACCTCAGTCACGTGTTTCATAACCTTGCTATTATTACCCATAACCTTGCCGAGCAGAAACAGATCGCCGTAGAGTATTATATCGATCCCGCCATCCCCGCCACACTAGCAGGCGATCCACTCCGCCTGCAGCAGGTGTTGCTCAACCTCACTGGCAATGCGGTGAAATTCACCAATAAAGGCTCCGTGCGCGTCAGTGCCTTGCTGGTCACAGCCGATGAATCGGGCAACACCATCCGCTTTAGTGTGCGCGACACGGGCATAGGTATTGCGGCAGCGAAACTCGCCACTATTTTCGAAAGCTTTACTCAGGCAGAAACCTCAACCGCCAGACGTTTTGGCGGTTCGGGACTGGGACTTGCGATCAGTCAACGCATCGTCGCCCTCATGGGCGGTGAACTTCACGCCGCCAGCGAAGAGGGGCAAGGGAGTGATTTTTCCTTTACACTCACGCTGCCAAGTGCCACCGCCAGTGCCGCAACGCCAACCATCAGTCAGCAGTTTTCATCTCCCTCCGTGCCACTGCAACGGCAACGCCTAAACGGATTGCGCATTCTCTTGGTTGAAGATAACCTCATGAACCAAGAAGTCGCGTTCGAACTTCTGAGTCACGAAGGGGCGATTGTCACCATCGCAAGTGATGGCAACGAAGGGGTCAATCTTGCCACAAGCGCCAGCATACCATTCGACGTTGTTTTAATGGATATTCAAATGCCAGAGATGGATGGATACACGGCAACGCACCTGATCCGTGCTCATGCGTCGTGCGCTGCCCTGCCGATCTTGGCCATGACGGCTAACGTACTGGAATCTGACCGCACTGCGGCACTGGCAGCCGGCATGAATGACCATATCCCCAAACCCATCGATCTGGATACTTTGGTAGCAAAACTTCAGGCCTATGGCACAACGCTTGCCAGCACGCCAGCGCAACCATCGGACGTTGCCACGCGGCACATCACGGCCGAAATCCCCGAGGGTTTTCAGATTCCAGAAGCACTCGCGCGACTAGGCAATGACATCGCCCTGTGGGTAAGTATTGCGCGCAAGTTCCGCGCCCACGCCACCGAAATTCTGCAAAACAGTAAGCGTGCCCTTCAGCGCGGAGAGTGGGAAATCGCAACCCGCGGCGTGCATACCCTCAAAGGGGTGGCCGCATCACTCGGTGCCATCTCACTTTCTGATGCCGCGCGAGAAACGGAAACGATCCTGCGTCGCGAACGCGGTGATTTAGTGGATGCACTGGTAGGATTACAACAGGTAGCCGCGCTGTTACCGGAAACGGCGGACACGCTAGAGCGAGTGGCACAAGAATTGGAAAATCAGGCAGACACATAG
- the uvrB gene encoding excinuclease ABC subunit UvrB, translated as MDTTTIPFQVVAPYEPSGSQPEAIATLVARIRQKHRHQVLLGVTGSGKTYTMAKVVEALQCPTLVIAHNKTLAAQLYQEFKEFLPHNAVEYFVSYYDYYQPEAYIPSSDTFIEKDSSINERIDRMRHSATRSLFERRDILIVASVSCIYGLGSRDFYQQMVIRLEVGQDIDMEDLADNLIEIQYDRNDLDFRRGTFRRRGDILEIFPSYEADSAIRIEFFGDTIDRILAIDPLTGNQRGDMPSIRIYPNSHYVADKSVIQGALAQIKNDLKARVYRFQQEGKLIEAQRIAERVKFDIEMMEEFGYCNGIENYSRYIDGRATGEPPWTLLSYLPEDALVFIDESHVTLPQVRGMYNGDRSRKQTLVEYGFRLPAALDNRPLNFDEFNQFAPQIVYVSATPADYEMALAGANGIAELIIRPTGLLDPLIEVRPSTGQVDNLLFEIKKVTALGGRVLVTTLTIRLSEHLSSYLSELGIKVKYLHSKIDTLERSEIVRDLRLGIYDVVIGINLLREGLDIPEVQLVAILDADKEGFLRSERSLMQTAGRAARNVDGYVIFYADKMTESMRKVIETTTARRELQQAWNAAHGITPQSVTKAVGEKLAPEQMEERQEKIRFQVAEEMAPYQLREHIAKLETEMHRLAEALEFEEAAKIRDEVLRLKKKLAV; from the coding sequence ATGGATACAACCACAATCCCTTTTCAGGTGGTAGCTCCGTACGAACCGTCTGGTTCGCAGCCGGAGGCGATCGCTACGCTTGTGGCACGCATACGCCAGAAACATCGCCATCAGGTGTTGCTCGGCGTGACCGGTTCGGGGAAAACTTACACCATGGCCAAGGTGGTCGAAGCGCTGCAATGTCCGACTCTCGTCATCGCGCATAATAAAACCCTTGCTGCGCAGCTTTATCAGGAGTTCAAAGAATTTCTGCCGCACAACGCGGTGGAATATTTTGTCAGCTATTATGACTACTATCAGCCAGAAGCGTATATCCCCTCGTCAGATACGTTTATTGAGAAAGATTCCAGTATCAACGAACGAATCGACCGCATGCGCCACAGCGCCACGCGCTCGCTGTTTGAACGGCGCGATATCCTGATCGTCGCTTCGGTGAGCTGCATTTACGGTCTTGGCTCACGCGACTTTTACCAGCAAATGGTGATCCGACTGGAAGTTGGACAAGATATTGATATGGAAGATCTGGCCGATAATCTGATTGAAATTCAGTACGACCGCAACGATCTTGATTTTCGGCGCGGTACGTTTCGGCGGCGTGGCGATATTCTGGAAATCTTCCCTTCTTACGAAGCCGACAGCGCGATTCGCATCGAGTTTTTCGGCGATACTATCGACCGCATTCTGGCAATTGATCCGCTAACGGGGAACCAGCGCGGCGACATGCCATCTATTCGCATCTACCCAAACTCTCACTACGTGGCTGATAAAAGCGTGATTCAGGGCGCCCTCGCCCAGATCAAAAATGATCTCAAGGCGCGCGTGTACCGCTTTCAACAGGAAGGGAAGCTGATTGAAGCGCAGCGCATTGCCGAGCGGGTGAAGTTCGACATCGAAATGATGGAAGAATTTGGCTACTGCAATGGGATCGAAAACTATTCGCGCTACATTGATGGACGCGCCACTGGCGAGCCACCGTGGACACTTCTGAGCTATCTCCCAGAAGATGCACTCGTGTTTATCGACGAATCGCATGTCACCCTGCCGCAAGTGCGCGGGATGTATAACGGCGACCGTAGTCGCAAACAAACGTTGGTCGAATATGGTTTTCGCCTGCCTGCCGCGCTCGATAACCGCCCGCTGAACTTTGATGAATTCAATCAGTTCGCCCCGCAGATTGTTTACGTCTCCGCCACTCCTGCCGACTATGAAATGGCCTTAGCGGGTGCAAATGGCATTGCTGAATTGATCATCCGCCCGACCGGTCTGCTTGATCCGCTGATCGAAGTGCGACCTTCCACGGGGCAGGTCGATAATCTGCTCTTTGAAATCAAAAAAGTGACCGCGCTTGGTGGCCGGGTGTTGGTAACAACGCTGACGATTCGCCTGAGTGAACATCTCAGCTCTTACCTGAGTGAATTAGGGATCAAAGTAAAATACTTGCATTCTAAAATTGACACGCTGGAACGGAGCGAAATTGTCCGTGATTTACGGCTTGGTATCTACGATGTGGTGATTGGGATTAACCTCCTGCGCGAAGGGCTGGATATCCCGGAAGTGCAACTGGTAGCGATTTTGGATGCCGACAAGGAAGGTTTTTTGCGCAGTGAACGCAGTTTGATGCAGACCGCCGGACGGGCAGCACGCAACGTGGATGGCTACGTGATTTTCTACGCCGATAAAATGACGGAAAGTATGCGTAAAGTGATCGAAACAACGACCGCACGGCGCGAGCTGCAACAGGCGTGGAACGCGGCGCATGGCATTACGCCGCAGAGCGTCACTAAGGCCGTTGGCGAAAAACTGGCACCGGAACAGATGGAAGAACGGCAGGAAAAAATCCGCTTTCAGGTGGCCGAAGAGATGGCGCCGTATCAGCTGCGCGAGCATATTGCGAAGCTGGAAACCGAAATGCACCGACTGGCCGAAGCGCTGGAGTTTGAGGAGGCGGCCAAGATTCGTGATGAGGTGCTGCGCCTCAAGAAAAAGCTTGCGGTGTGA